A stretch of Magnetococcales bacterium DNA encodes these proteins:
- a CDS encoding HAMP domain-containing protein — MAIYQKNLTAVLEMIQAQAKAEVRMMEAGRKAAEAIDHAFQMQEKSKTATIDSTRLVMAGGTGAALLLGFLLSWAMGRNLVGAVTGCIGNMSRLASGDLSIRCVSNRRDELGAMSRAIDTMATQLREVVTTISAATDQVTSGAEALSDSAHRISQGATEQAASIEETSAAMEEMSGNISQNTDNAQTTEQIAQTASRDAAAGGEAVLKAVTAMREIAGKISIIEEIARQTNLLALNAAIEAARAGEHGKGFAVVSAEVRKLAERSQAAAGEIGQLSASSVLVAEQAGTIIARLVPDIQKTAQLVQEIAAGSREQSQGANQINAAISQLDQVIQQNAAASTAMATTAGEMNIQAQRLAQAIGFFNHVSPPPSTPLRVPPSPRNRTALPAPSGTRLLPGPRATSTRPTDDAFETF, encoded by the coding sequence ATGGCCATCTATCAGAAAAACCTCACCGCCGTGCTGGAGATGATACAGGCCCAGGCCAAGGCGGAAGTCCGCATGATGGAGGCGGGACGCAAGGCCGCGGAAGCCATCGACCACGCCTTCCAGATGCAGGAAAAAAGCAAGACCGCCACCATCGACTCCACCCGTCTGGTGATGGCGGGGGGGACCGGCGCGGCTCTGCTGCTGGGCTTTCTGCTCTCCTGGGCCATGGGGCGCAATCTGGTGGGAGCGGTCACCGGATGCATCGGCAACATGTCGCGTCTGGCCTCCGGGGATCTGTCCATCCGCTGCGTGAGCAATCGACGGGATGAACTGGGCGCCATGTCCCGGGCCATCGACACCATGGCCACCCAATTGCGGGAGGTGGTGACCACCATCAGCGCCGCCACCGATCAGGTGACCTCGGGCGCCGAGGCGCTATCCGACTCGGCCCATCGCATCTCCCAGGGGGCCACGGAGCAGGCGGCCAGCATCGAAGAGACCTCCGCCGCCATGGAAGAGATGAGTGGCAACATCTCCCAGAACACCGACAACGCCCAAACCACCGAACAGATCGCCCAAACCGCCTCCCGGGACGCCGCCGCCGGAGGCGAAGCGGTCTTGAAGGCGGTGACCGCCATGCGGGAAATTGCCGGCAAAATCTCCATCATCGAAGAGATCGCCCGTCAGACCAATCTGCTCGCCTTGAACGCCGCCATCGAGGCGGCCCGGGCCGGGGAACACGGCAAAGGCTTCGCGGTGGTCTCCGCCGAGGTGCGCAAGCTGGCGGAACGCAGTCAGGCGGCGGCAGGGGAGATCGGCCAACTCTCCGCCTCCAGCGTCTTGGTGGCGGAACAGGCGGGCACCATCATCGCCCGACTGGTCCCCGATATCCAGAAAACCGCCCAACTGGTGCAAGAGATCGCCGCCGGCTCCCGGGAACAAAGTCAAGGGGCCAATCAGATCAACGCCGCCATCAGTCAACTGGATCAGGTGATCCAGCAAAACGCCGCCGCCTCCACGGCCATGGCCACCACCGCCGGCGAAATGAACATCCAGGCGCAACGGCTGGCGCAGGCCATCGGATTTTTCAATCACGTCTCGCCTCCCCCATCCACTCCGCTCCGGGTTCCCCCATCCCCCCGGAACCGGACTGCGCTCCCGGCCCCGTCAGGAACCCGACTGTTGCCCGGCCCCCGCGCCACCTCCACCCGCCCGACGGACGATGCGTTCGAAACCTTCTGA